A single Rhodomicrobium lacus DNA region contains:
- a CDS encoding bifunctional phosphopantothenoylcysteine decarboxylase/phosphopantothenate synthase: MHGKSILLIIGGGIAAYKCLDFIRRARERGAKVRCVLTRAAQEFVTPLSVAVLSEEPAFTELFDLKNETEIGHIRLSREADLIIVAPATANLLAKMAHGIADDLASTVILAGDKPVLAAPAMNWRMWTHPATRRNLAQLAADGVRFVGPNEGSMACGEWGVGRMAEVDEIISAANAMFEDKAPRPSHQNGRKLCGKSAVDKAAEKGDISSSDELAGRHVLVTAGPTYEPLDPVRFIGNRSSGKQGYAIAAAAARLGARVTLVAGPTALPDPGGVATVHVETAREMFDAVEAALPADIAIFAAAVADWRAAAVEPEKIKKGEDGPPQLRLVENPDILRTVASRGTGRPSLVIGFAAETGNALALGSKKRASKGADWIVANDVSPERGVFGGDHNEVHVIRNEGVESWPALSKEDVAQRLMRAAAEHLSAVRRATSRQEGSS; encoded by the coding sequence ATGCACGGAAAATCCATCCTCCTCATCATCGGCGGCGGCATCGCGGCCTATAAATGCCTCGACTTCATCCGTCGGGCCAGAGAACGCGGCGCGAAGGTTCGCTGCGTGCTGACGCGCGCAGCGCAGGAGTTCGTGACGCCGCTTTCGGTGGCGGTGCTGTCCGAGGAGCCCGCGTTCACCGAGCTTTTCGACCTCAAGAACGAGACGGAGATCGGCCATATTCGCCTTTCGCGCGAGGCCGACCTCATCATCGTCGCCCCCGCCACGGCCAACCTCCTGGCGAAGATGGCGCACGGCATCGCGGACGACCTCGCCAGCACCGTCATCCTCGCGGGCGACAAGCCCGTTCTCGCCGCGCCCGCCATGAACTGGCGCATGTGGACGCACCCGGCCACGCGCCGCAATCTCGCGCAACTTGCCGCCGACGGCGTCCGTTTCGTCGGTCCGAACGAAGGCAGCATGGCGTGCGGCGAGTGGGGTGTGGGCCGCATGGCGGAGGTGGACGAGATTATCAGCGCGGCAAACGCCATGTTTGAGGATAAGGCGCCTCGCCCCTCCCATCAGAATGGCAGAAAGCTTTGCGGCAAGAGTGCCGTCGATAAAGCCGCGGAGAAAGGGGATATCTCCAGCAGCGATGAACTGGCGGGGCGGCACGTGCTCGTCACCGCGGGGCCGACCTACGAGCCGCTCGACCCTGTCCGCTTCATCGGCAACCGTTCGAGCGGAAAGCAGGGCTACGCCATCGCCGCCGCCGCCGCACGTCTCGGCGCGCGCGTGACGCTCGTGGCCGGCCCGACCGCGCTGCCCGATCCCGGGGGCGTCGCGACGGTTCATGTCGAAACCGCGCGCGAAATGTTCGACGCGGTCGAGGCCGCGCTTCCGGCGGACATTGCCATATTCGCCGCCGCCGTTGCCGACTGGCGCGCTGCCGCAGTCGAGCCGGAGAAAATCAAGAAAGGCGAAGACGGCCCTCCCCAGCTTCGTCTCGTCGAGAATCCCGACATCCTCAGGACCGTTGCCTCGCGCGGGACAGGTCGCCCGTCGCTTGTCATCGGGTTCGCAGCCGAAACCGGCAACGCGCTCGCGCTCGGCTCAAAGAAACGCGCGAGCAAGGGGGCCGACTGGATTGTCGCCAACGATGTCTCGCCAGAGCGTGGCGTCTTCGGCGGCGATCACAACGAAGTGCATGTGATCCGCAACGAAGGCGTGGAAAGCTGGCCTGCCCTGTCCAAGGAGGACGTGGCACAACGGCTCATGCGCGCGGCGGCGGAACATCTCAGCGCGGTGCGCCGCGCCACCTCCCGACAAGAAGGAAGTTCATGA
- a CDS encoding GNAT family N-acetyltransferase: MTKRDARDAAAMPVSVRNAQDSDMAAVQAIYAHHVLNGLASFEEMAPSVGEMATRRKSVLASGLPYLVAERGGAVVGYAYAGLYRLRSAYRHTVEDSVYVADGLQGCGIGSSLLGELLARCEAGPWRQMVAVIGDSGNAGSIALHQRMGFRPAGVLVSAGFKFGRWVDSVLMQRPLGEGDRTLPEGNRETSP, translated from the coding sequence ATGACAAAGAGAGACGCGCGAGACGCGGCAGCCATGCCGGTCTCGGTGCGAAATGCGCAAGATAGCGACATGGCGGCCGTTCAGGCCATCTATGCGCATCATGTGCTGAACGGCTTGGCGAGTTTCGAGGAAATGGCGCCGTCCGTCGGCGAAATGGCGACGCGTCGGAAAAGCGTGCTCGCATCCGGCTTGCCGTATCTCGTCGCGGAACGCGGCGGCGCGGTCGTTGGCTATGCCTATGCCGGACTCTACCGGCTACGCTCGGCCTATCGCCATACGGTCGAGGATTCGGTTTATGTCGCCGACGGCCTGCAAGGCTGCGGCATCGGCAGTTCGCTTCTCGGCGAGTTGCTCGCCCGGTGCGAAGCCGGGCCATGGCGACAGATGGTGGCGGTCATCGGCGACAGCGGCAATGCCGGTTCCATCGCGCTGCATCAGCGCATGGGCTTTCGTCCGGCGGGCGTTCTTGTATCCGCCGGATTCAAGTTTGGCCGATGGGTGGATAGCGTTCTCATGCAGCGCCCGCTCGGCGAAGGGGATCGCACGCTTCCGGAAGGCAACCGCGAAACATCGCCTTAA
- a CDS encoding S49 family peptidase has product MWGNIFPGSLFSGGRTTIPVVRLSGTIGAASPLRQGLTLSGCATALDRAFAAKGPAVVLQINSPGGSPVQSRLIYDRIVALKEEHDKKVYAFCEDVAASGGYMIACAADEIYADGSSIVGSIGVISAGFGFVHLIHKLGIDRRVYTSGENKMQLDPFRPEKPEEIARLKRLQAVVHEDFIALVKESRGDRIANSGGNLFTGEFWAGRQALELGLIDGIIDLRAKMRAEYGDKVRLKLISTERGFFRRKAGVGVSVSGTGVGISFAQGFADDLISALEERAIWARFGL; this is encoded by the coding sequence ATGTGGGGCAACATCTTTCCGGGCAGCCTTTTTTCCGGCGGACGGACGACCATTCCCGTTGTGCGCCTGAGCGGGACCATCGGGGCGGCATCGCCGTTGCGGCAGGGATTGACGCTATCGGGCTGCGCCACCGCGCTCGACCGCGCTTTCGCCGCCAAAGGTCCGGCGGTCGTCCTTCAGATCAATTCGCCCGGCGGCTCGCCCGTGCAGTCGCGCCTGATCTACGACCGGATCGTCGCGCTCAAGGAGGAGCACGACAAGAAGGTCTATGCCTTTTGCGAAGATGTGGCGGCGTCGGGCGGCTATATGATCGCCTGCGCGGCGGATGAAATCTACGCGGACGGCTCGTCGATCGTCGGCTCCATCGGCGTGATCTCGGCCGGTTTCGGCTTCGTTCACCTTATCCACAAGCTCGGCATCGACCGGCGCGTGTATACGTCCGGCGAAAACAAGATGCAGCTCGATCCGTTCCGGCCAGAAAAGCCGGAGGAAATTGCGCGGCTTAAGCGTCTTCAGGCTGTTGTCCACGAAGATTTCATCGCGCTCGTGAAGGAGAGCCGGGGCGACCGCATCGCCAATTCCGGCGGCAACTTATTCACAGGCGAGTTCTGGGCGGGAAGGCAGGCCCTTGAACTTGGCCTGATCGATGGCATCATTGATCTCAGGGCAAAGATGCGCGCCGAGTATGGAGATAAAGTGCGGCTTAAGCTTATCTCCACTGAGCGCGGTTTCTTCAGGCGGAAAGCGGGAGTGGGCGTCTCGGTTTCCGGCACAGGGGTTGGTATCAGCTTCGCACAAGGCTTTGCTGATGATCTGATCTCTGCTCTCGAAGAGCGTGCGATCTGGGCGCGCTTCGGGCTGTAG
- a CDS encoding tRNA1(Val) (adenine(37)-N6)-methyltransferase: protein MTSPVTFTCDAFLDGRVTVRQPKPGFRSGLDAVFLAAACRAQAGERVLEAGCGAGAASLCLLARVPGVSITGVEIDAGLAALARQNATDNGFGAQFDIVNADLTLSWAELDAAGLLREAYDHVIANPPFFEHGRTRPSKDARNGRARAMATGAFEDWARFLAAVARPSATATVIHTAEALPQILAAFDRRFGALSILPLHPKHGAPAIRVIVSGIKGSRAPASILPGFVLHEADGKPTVAAAAILRHGQSLHP from the coding sequence ATGACGAGTCCGGTCACTTTCACGTGTGATGCTTTCCTTGATGGGCGCGTAACCGTTCGGCAACCGAAGCCGGGCTTCAGGTCAGGCCTCGATGCCGTGTTTCTGGCGGCAGCATGCCGGGCGCAGGCAGGCGAGCGGGTGCTCGAAGCGGGGTGTGGAGCGGGCGCGGCTTCCTTGTGCCTCCTTGCGCGTGTGCCCGGCGTGAGCATAACCGGCGTGGAGATCGACGCCGGGTTAGCGGCGCTCGCGCGGCAGAACGCGACCGACAACGGCTTCGGCGCGCAATTCGATATCGTCAACGCCGATCTCACGCTTTCCTGGGCCGAGCTTGACGCAGCGGGCCTCCTCCGTGAAGCCTACGACCACGTCATCGCCAATCCGCCGTTCTTCGAGCATGGCCGCACCCGCCCATCCAAAGACGCGCGAAACGGTCGCGCCCGCGCCATGGCGACAGGCGCTTTCGAGGACTGGGCACGCTTTCTGGCCGCCGTCGCCCGTCCGTCCGCCACCGCGACAGTGATCCATACGGCAGAGGCTTTGCCGCAGATCCTCGCCGCGTTCGATCGAAGGTTCGGGGCCCTGAGCATCCTTCCACTGCATCCGAAGCACGGCGCACCGGCAATCCGCGTCATCGTCAGCGGCATAAAGGGAAGCCGCGCGCCAGCCTCGATCCTGCCGGGCTTCGTTCTTCACGAAGCCGACGGCAAGCCGACCGTGGCAGCCGCCGCGATCCTGCGTCACGGTCAATCACTCCACCCGTGA
- a CDS encoding DUF2007 domain-containing protein has product MKELLRTTDIVLLSYVNSLLGDAGFSVLIADVHVSSVEGSIGAFPRRVLVAAEDWEESAKLLTDAGLGDQIAGRAVSGGVLPT; this is encoded by the coding sequence ATGAAAGAGTTGCTGCGCACTACGGATATTGTGCTTCTCAGTTATGTCAACTCTTTGTTAGGCGACGCGGGGTTTTCGGTTCTCATCGCAGACGTTCACGTCAGTTCTGTAGAGGGGTCCATCGGCGCTTTTCCCCGGCGCGTTCTCGTCGCCGCCGAAGACTGGGAGGAAAGCGCGAAGCTCCTCACGGATGCCGGCCTTGGCGATCAGATCGCTGGGCGGGCTGTCTCCGGCGGCGTCTTGCCGACGTAA
- a CDS encoding polyprenyl synthetase family protein, with protein sequence MNLAAQVQERSDPSAALEPLLRLVHDEMAEVNNIILSQARSDVALIPELARHLINSGGKRLRPMLTIGAAKMCGYEGTGHIMLAASVEFMHTATLLHDDVVDESDMRRGKKSARMLWGNQASVLVGDFLLGQAFRMMVDVGSLGALKVLSEASSVIAEGEVWQLAASKNLATTEEEYLNVIISKTAALFAAAAEIGAILTDRGAEEQAALRLYGTNIGLAFQLIDDALDYSGEAASLGKCVGDDFREGKITLPVVLSYRRGTPEERAFWRRTLQEGAIEDGDLEHAIQIMRRHNAIEETIQRAVYYGKEAREALSIFPAGEARKALIDAVDFSIARMH encoded by the coding sequence ATGAACTTGGCGGCTCAAGTTCAGGAGCGCAGCGATCCGTCGGCAGCGCTCGAACCTCTTCTGCGGCTTGTCCATGACGAGATGGCCGAGGTCAACAACATCATCCTGTCGCAAGCCCGTTCCGACGTTGCGCTGATCCCGGAACTCGCTCGCCATCTCATCAATTCCGGCGGAAAACGGCTGCGCCCGATGCTCACCATCGGTGCCGCCAAGATGTGCGGCTACGAAGGCACCGGCCACATCATGCTCGCGGCTTCGGTCGAGTTCATGCACACCGCGACGCTTCTGCATGACGACGTCGTGGACGAGAGCGACATGAGGCGCGGCAAGAAGAGCGCGCGCATGCTTTGGGGCAACCAGGCCAGCGTGCTCGTGGGCGACTTCCTGCTGGGTCAGGCGTTCCGCATGATGGTGGATGTCGGTTCGCTCGGCGCGCTGAAGGTGCTGTCGGAAGCCTCTTCCGTGATCGCCGAGGGCGAAGTCTGGCAGCTTGCGGCGTCGAAGAACCTGGCCACGACCGAGGAAGAATATCTCAACGTCATCATCTCAAAGACCGCCGCGCTGTTCGCCGCGGCGGCTGAGATCGGCGCGATCCTGACGGATCGAGGCGCCGAGGAGCAGGCAGCGCTTCGGCTCTACGGGACCAACATCGGCCTTGCATTCCAGCTTATCGACGACGCGCTCGATTATTCGGGCGAAGCGGCAAGCCTCGGCAAATGCGTCGGCGACGACTTCCGCGAGGGCAAGATCACGTTGCCCGTGGTGCTCTCCTACCGGCGCGGAACGCCCGAGGAACGCGCTTTCTGGCGGCGCACGCTTCAGGAAGGCGCCATCGAGGACGGAGATCTCGAACACGCGATCCAGATCATGCGACGTCATAACGCCATCGAGGAAACGATCCAGCGCGCGGTCTACTACGGCAAGGAAGCCCGCGAGGCGCTCTCGATCTTCCCCGCCGGCGAGGCGCGCAAGGCTCTGATCGACGCGGTGGATTTCAGCATCGCGCGCATGCATTGA
- the purE gene encoding 5-(carboxyamino)imidazole ribonucleotide mutase, with the protein MTNVMPPVAIIMGSQSDWPVMRAAAAVLDELGVSYEARVISAHRTPDRLYSFAKSARTEGFKVIVAGAGGAAHLPGMTAALTTLPVLGVPIATTVLKGQDSLLSIVQMPAGVPVGTLAIGEPGATNAGLLAASILALGDAALAARVDAWRANRSAKVAEKPNDVP; encoded by the coding sequence ATGACCAATGTTATGCCCCCTGTCGCCATCATCATGGGCAGCCAGTCCGACTGGCCCGTTATGCGCGCCGCCGCGGCCGTGCTCGACGAACTCGGCGTCTCATACGAGGCCCGCGTTATTTCCGCTCACCGAACGCCGGACCGGCTCTATTCCTTTGCCAAATCGGCGCGAACCGAGGGCTTCAAGGTGATCGTGGCGGGCGCTGGCGGAGCCGCGCATCTTCCCGGAATGACAGCGGCGCTCACCACATTGCCCGTTCTCGGCGTTCCCATCGCGACAACCGTGCTGAAGGGCCAGGATTCGCTTTTGTCCATCGTGCAGATGCCGGCGGGCGTTCCGGTCGGCACGCTTGCGATTGGCGAGCCGGGCGCAACCAACGCCGGTCTGCTCGCCGCATCGATCCTCGCGCTGGGCGACGCGGCGCTTGCGGCACGCGTGGACGCATGGCGCGCAAATCGCTCGGCAAAAGTAGCGGAAAAGCCGAATGACGTTCCGTGA